In Porites lutea chromosome 7, jaPorLute2.1, whole genome shotgun sequence, a single window of DNA contains:
- the LOC140943754 gene encoding tryptophan--tRNA ligase, cytoplasmic-like, with translation MLLSFLTSRGKIGVFPSVFKGVRTIFLSMASSTDESNKENVADGEVEQIVTMEKVVAADNKGIDYDKLIRQFGCSKLEQSHKERIQQLTGKPPHHLLRRGVFFSHRDLDFVLDMYSKGKPFYLYTGRGPSSEAMHLGHLIPFIFTKYLQDAFNVPLVIQLTDDEKFFLKDLECEEAHRLAYENAKDIIACGFDVKKTFIFSDIDYIGSSSEFYKNIIKIQRCVTYNQVKAIFGFDDSSCIGKIAFPAIQAAPSFSHSFPHTFGSRKDVPCLIPCAIDQDPYFRMTRDVAPRLGCPKPSLIFSTFFPALQGAKTKMSSSDPTSSIFLTDTPAQIKKKVNKYAFSGGRDTVEDHRKYGGDITVDIAYQYLTFFLEDDEKLAQIKEDYSSGKMLSGEIKKELISVLQPLVAEHQERRKHVTEDVVREFMTPRKLEFPGLNK, from the exons ATGTTGCTTTCATTTTTAACCAGTAGAGGAAAGATCGGAGTATTTCCCTCAGTTTTCAAGGGCGTaaggacgatatttttaagcaTGGCGTCCTCGACTGACGAAAGTAATAAGGAGAATGTTGCCGATGGAGAAGTGGAGCAAATTGTAACAATGGAAAAAGTTGTAGCTGCAGATAACAAGGGAATTGATTATGACAAACTTATCA GACAGTTTGGTTGTTCAAAGTTGGAACAGAGTCATAAAGAAAGGATTCAGCAGCTAACAGGGAAACCTCCACACCACTTGCTTAGAAGGGGTGTGTTCTTTTCTCACAG GGATCTTGATTTTGTGTTGGATATGTACTCTAAAGGAAAACCATTTTACCTGTACACTGGAAGAGGCCCTTCATCAGAAGCCATGCACTTAGGACATCTAATTCCATTTATATTCACCAA ATATCTGCAGGATGCCTTCAATGTTCCATTGGTAATCCAGCTTACAGATGATGAAAAGTTTTTCCTGAAGGACTTGGAATGTGAGGAAGCTCATAGACTGGCTTATGAAAATGCCAAAGATATTATAGCTTGTGGCTTTGATGTCAAGAAGACATTTATCTTCTCTGATATCGATTACATAGG GAGCAGCTCAGAATTTTACAAGAATATCATCAAGATTCAGAGATGTGTGACTTATAACCAAGTTAAGGCTATCTTTGGATTTGATGACAGTTCATGTATAGGCAAAATAGCTTTTCCTGCCATTCAAGCTGCACCATCATTTAGCCACTCCTTTCCCCATACATTTGGAAGCAGAAAAGATGTCCCATGTCTTATTCCATGTGCCATAGATCAG GATCCATACTTCAGAATGACTCGTGATGTTGCTCCACGTCTGGGTTGTCCAAAACCCTCTCTGATATTTTCAACATTCTTTCCTGCCCTTCAAGGTGCTAAAACAAAAATGAGTTCCAGTGATCCAACTTCTTCTATATTCCTTACTGACACACCTgctcaaattaaaaagaag GTAAATAAGTATGCTTTTTCTGGAGGCCGAGATACAGTTGAAGATCACAGAAAGTATGGTGGAGATATCACTGTGGATATCGCTTATCAGTATCTCACTTTCTTCCTGGAAGATGACGAAAAACTTGCTCAGATAAAAGAG GATTATTCAAGTGGCAAAATGCTTTcaggagaaataaaaaaggaactgATTTCTGTGCTTCAGCCATTAGTCGCAGAGCatcaagaaagaagaaaacatgtCACAGAAGATGTTGTTAGAGAATTTATGACTCCAAGAAAACTGGAATTCCCTGGTCTTAACAAATGA
- the LOC140943170 gene encoding nuclear factor NF-kappa-B p105 subunit-like isoform X2, with product MSFEAMDSASKQQRKLIPRGAQPSAITRQKLASLTRNEGKLAVTASEQCDSGFVDDEELRSRSMEVCSETQMRSVEECTQNLTIDDPETNTRHPSSSYSSKEGFSQSEELYLNYAQRNDVRYLLAQEHFRRLMFMPDEDGDTALHLAIINMRPMETDAIISVAPCKECLDIYNDLRQAPLHLAAVTRQPAALRRLLEAGATVDITDRHGRTALHLACELGDFDCVKEIVRPLLEKRWTDEIKERVYNMLQERDFDGFTALHRAVFKNSVQIVNYLVSLGANVNAQDAKSGRSGLHHAVEAGNLSMINCLLLECHADPDAMTFDEITPLHIAAGRGMESVVALLLAAGADPVLTNFEGESPADVAVTPQIREMVTFDS from the exons atgtcTTTCGAAGCAATGGATTCAGCATCAAAGCAACAACGAAAGCTTATTCCCCGAGGAGCGCAACCGAGCGCCATTACGCGACAAAAACTGGCGTCTCTGACTCGAAACGAAGGAAAATTGGCAGTGACGGCCTCCGAACAGTGCGATTCTGGGTTTGTTGACGACGAAGAGTTGCGGTCTCGAAGCATGGAAGTGTGTAGTGAGACACAAATGCGTAGCGTTGAAGAATGTACGCAAAATTTAACCATCGACGATCCCGAAACGAACACAAGACATCCTTCGTCGTCATATTCATCCAAGGAAGGGTTTTCGCAAAGTGaagaactttatttaaattacGCTCAGCGTAACGATGTGAGATATTTACTAGCCCAGGAACATTTTAGGCGTTTGATGTTTATGCCAGACGAGGATGGAGATAC agCTTTACATTTAGCGATTATTAACATGAGGCCGATGGAAACGGACGCTATCATCTCAGTTGCACCGTGTAAGGAATGCCTCGACATTTACAACGATCTTAGACAG GCACCCCTTCATCTCGCGGCCGTAACTCGACAACCCGCCGCACTTCGCCGATTACTAGAAGCCGGAGCTACTGTGGACATCACCGACCGTCATGGCCGAACAGCTTTGCATCTAGCGTGCGAGTTAGGTGATTTTGACTGCGTTAAAGAAATCGTAAGGCCTTTACTAGAGAAAAGGTGGACTgatgaaataaaagaaagagtTTACAACATGTTACAAGAGAGAGATTTCGATG GTTTTACAGCTTTACACAGAGCAGTGTTTAAAAATAGTGTTCAGATTGTCAATTATTTGGTATCTCTTGGAGCAAACGTCAACGCACAG gatgcTAAAAGCGGGCGTTCTGGCCTTCATCATGCAGTCGAGGCAGGAAACCTGTCCATGATAAACTGCCTTCTACTCGAGTGCCATGCTGATCCAGATGCAATGACATTTGATGAGATCACTCCTCTACACATTGCTGCTGGAAGAGGCATGGAATCAGTGGTTGCTCTTCTATTAGCTGCCGGAGCTGATCCAGTACTCACCAACTTTGAGGGTGAATCACCAGCGGATGTTGCTGTCACACCTCAG ATCCGTGAGATGGTGACTTTTGACTCTTAA
- the LOC140943170 gene encoding nuclear factor NF-kappa-B p105 subunit-like isoform X1: MSFEAMDSASKQQRKLIPRGAQPSAITRQKLASLTRNEGKLAVTASEQCDSGFVDDEELRSRSMEVCSETQMRSVEECTQNLTIDDPETNTRHPSSSYSSKEGFSQSEELYLNYAQRNDVRYLLAQEHFRRLMFMPDEDGDTALHLAIINMRPMETDAIISVAPCKECLDIYNDLRQAPLHLAAVTRQPAALRRLLEAGATVDITDRHGRTALHLACELGDFDCVKEIVRPLLEKRWTDEIKERVYNMLQERDFDGFTALHRAVFKNSVQIVNYLVSLGANVNAQDAKSGRSGLHHAVEAGNLSMINCLLLECHADPDAMTFDEITPLHIAAGRGMESVVALLLAAGADPVLTNFEGESPADVAVTPQVITKEVLNFARQFQVSVRSVRW, translated from the exons atgtcTTTCGAAGCAATGGATTCAGCATCAAAGCAACAACGAAAGCTTATTCCCCGAGGAGCGCAACCGAGCGCCATTACGCGACAAAAACTGGCGTCTCTGACTCGAAACGAAGGAAAATTGGCAGTGACGGCCTCCGAACAGTGCGATTCTGGGTTTGTTGACGACGAAGAGTTGCGGTCTCGAAGCATGGAAGTGTGTAGTGAGACACAAATGCGTAGCGTTGAAGAATGTACGCAAAATTTAACCATCGACGATCCCGAAACGAACACAAGACATCCTTCGTCGTCATATTCATCCAAGGAAGGGTTTTCGCAAAGTGaagaactttatttaaattacGCTCAGCGTAACGATGTGAGATATTTACTAGCCCAGGAACATTTTAGGCGTTTGATGTTTATGCCAGACGAGGATGGAGATAC agCTTTACATTTAGCGATTATTAACATGAGGCCGATGGAAACGGACGCTATCATCTCAGTTGCACCGTGTAAGGAATGCCTCGACATTTACAACGATCTTAGACAG GCACCCCTTCATCTCGCGGCCGTAACTCGACAACCCGCCGCACTTCGCCGATTACTAGAAGCCGGAGCTACTGTGGACATCACCGACCGTCATGGCCGAACAGCTTTGCATCTAGCGTGCGAGTTAGGTGATTTTGACTGCGTTAAAGAAATCGTAAGGCCTTTACTAGAGAAAAGGTGGACTgatgaaataaaagaaagagtTTACAACATGTTACAAGAGAGAGATTTCGATG GTTTTACAGCTTTACACAGAGCAGTGTTTAAAAATAGTGTTCAGATTGTCAATTATTTGGTATCTCTTGGAGCAAACGTCAACGCACAG gatgcTAAAAGCGGGCGTTCTGGCCTTCATCATGCAGTCGAGGCAGGAAACCTGTCCATGATAAACTGCCTTCTACTCGAGTGCCATGCTGATCCAGATGCAATGACATTTGATGAGATCACTCCTCTACACATTGCTGCTGGAAGAGGCATGGAATCAGTGGTTGCTCTTCTATTAGCTGCCGGAGCTGATCCAGTACTCACCAACTTTGAGGGTGAATCACCAGCGGATGTTGCTGTCACACCTCAGGTGATTACTAAAGAAGTCCTTAATTTTGCAAGACAATTCCAGGTTTCTGTCAG ATCCGTGAGATGGTGA